Within the Miscanthus floridulus cultivar M001 chromosome 2, ASM1932011v1, whole genome shotgun sequence genome, the region ATCTGGTACTGGATTGTCAATACCATGCTTGTTAATTACTTCCCAATGATTGAGGAGAGTGCAATCGGGAGGTGGTTGTACATCAAGGATACATCTCATATTCCAGATGTGCTCAAATTTGAATATGATAACGCAAGGGCAGCAAGGAAGAAAGTTGCTACTGATTGAGCTTGTAAGTCGAGCATATTTAATTGTGTTTGGCTTGTTTAGCAGATATTGTGCATTCATGAAGTACTGTACCTGCAAACCGCAGCTACTTTTCCCCCCTTATACTAGACGCTTTTGATTGAAAACCCACAATTCCTAGTCCTCCAATATTTCAAATTCTTGTTCCGAATGTTTTGCTGAATGCCAATTTAGTCGTGAACATGTTATTCTTGATATCATTGGAATTAGCTAGATACATTGGAAGTTATTGTTAGTCCCATTTGCAACTCCAAAAATCATCGTCGTGTATCAAACTCCAGTCTATCAATATATTGGTTTTACGATACAAATTAAACACCTACATCAAGGACTATCGCATTGTCAAATTTTGCCTATCAAACTTCACCTCAGTTTACCTTCTACCATTTCAATTATTTTCACATTATAGTCTATTTTTTTTTCTGGCAACTAAATTAGTTGAGCGTTTACCATGTGACAATTACTTAACCTCAACCTTTGAACTGTTCTTCATATTTTCTTATGTCTATGCAGGTTATGCTTCTGGATTGCATTTTGCTGTTGTTAAGGCGATTATAAGAATGTGTGGCATGATATTTGCTTCAGTTATGCTACACGCGGGCACATGTGCACATGTAGCAGCAACATTCAGTAGAAGAAATGCTCACTAGAACTTGTTGGATTTAGCTCTTCCTGGGCATACGCCACTGTTTTCCCCCCTTATTAGTCACTAGTCAgacattattttattaaaggttGTTCGATTATACTTGATGATTGCTTACATTTGAAAAATGACGTGAACAAAGACGTGAGCTCATCTCTGCAGTCTAGCGTCCATACTTCACTGTTCCGTTGGTTCTCTGTATATGTAAGTCAACTGCATTTTGTGTTGAAACATGAAGAATACAGGAATGATGGATCATTTCCAGAATTTGGGACAACAACGGATAACTCATTAGACTACCGTCTCCAAACTAAAAGATGTTTTAGTTTTTAACATGATAGTTAAGAGAAAGCATGGAACAAAATGGCCATTTATTAAGGCCAAAACGGCCATTTATTAAGGCCAAAACGGGAACAAAAGATCAGAGGAATCAACACACCCGCAATGTAACAACCTTGTCTCGAACGAAAACAAGAAAAAGGAACGGCCGAGAGCTGAGTGTGTAACAATACCGAGTTACTTGTAGAGGAATGCACCTCTAGGCTACAATCTCAAAGGCCTGAGATGGACAGTAGGTAGACAGCTGAGTGTGTTTTAAATGTGCCCAGAACTCCCGCAAACACAAGCAAAACAGGATATAAGTAACATATGCATTTCTCAGGCTTCAGAAATCTCGGCAGCTGTAGCTGGCACCAACGGTATATTGACAAGCACACCAAGCACAAAGTGCTAAGATTCTTGACTTGTCGCTGATACATCTTCTTGGCTAGAAGGGGCGTCTGGAATACTGGCGGAGGGGCCTTGTTTCCTTTCTGCCTGTAGTGATCGACACAGGGATTCAAGCTTCTCCTTTTGATTTTTCAATTTCTCCATTTGCTTCTTCGTTAGCTCACGCTGCAGAGGCATCGCAAATGGGTCGAAGTTAGCAAATACCACTTATATAATGCAGGATCAACTGGCACAAGATTTTCCCAGTATGCATAGAAAGACAAATGTCACAAATCTAACTCTATAAGCTAGAGAACTGGTCCTAATTTTTCAAACACGGTAAAGGAGATCAATGTACTGTGCTAAGAAGGCAGGCAGGTATAGTTGTCAAAACTGTGGTCTCAACATAGCAACCTGGTTTAGTACAGCTAGGAGATAGCTTTTTGCGATGCACACATTACCTCTTCAATGAGCTTCACAAGAGCAATATCTGAGTTCTCGCATTTTCCCTTCAGAAATTCATTCTCCTTCTTAAGATTCTTTATCACCGAAATCATCTGATGAAAAAGATCATATGAGACTTTTACTTCAGTCAACAACAACTGTTGACAAGTAAAGCAGATACAATGATATTGAACATTATGTAGAGCATACCTTTTCCATCTCCTGCTTGTAAGTTTCAAAGACTTCATTGCTTTTTGACAGGGCATCCTGATAAAGCAACAACAACATAAAGGTATAACAAAAAAAACGGATTAAAGTGCTTCCCGTGCTCAAACTTTTAAACCTTCACCTACAAGGGCAAAAATGGCCACTACTAAAGCGGGTAAAGTGCACGAGTAGTTTTACATTTTTCGTTGGGTTTCATATCTAACCTACACCAACTTGATTTGGACCAAAGCCACATGTTGTCATTATCGTCGTCAGTTCGTCACCTATTGGGGGACCATTTGGAACCTGGAAATGGTCTTAGAAGTGAAAGTACCTGAAAGTGCTGAAATCTTTCTCCATCAGAAGCTAGTTGCAACCGCAGGTTCTTCTCAGTAGTCATAAGCTGAGAAACTTGCTCAGCATACAACTGCATTTGGGTATGTTCCTGAGCAGCCTTCTCTTGATGTTGTTGAAGTCTCAGATCAGCAAGCTCAAGCTCCAGCGTTTTCTCTTTCAACTATACATGCCATAACAAGTTAACCAAGAGCACAACAAATAGCATTTAAAACTAGTAAGAACAATATTGTCATACAAATATCAATGAGACTTCAAGATCTATTAATATAGGATATTGATAGCATACTTGGTGAGCATATTTCTGCTGAGTAATGTCATATTGATCAGCAAGGTCTTTGAGTTTACTTCTCAACCTACAAAAGCAACAAGTGTCAGTGTACCAGACTAGAAATGTCAGAAGGCACTTTAACAATGAGTTGATACCAAAATCAACTAATGGAACTCCTAATGTTCAAGATATGAATAAGGTTAGTATATTGCATATTGTTCTCTTCTAGCTGAGCAATGGACAACACTCTCTGCTCCTCAAGCTTGGCACTGACACCCTACAAAAATATATCATGAAAATTGATAAATAAGAGCTAAAACTTAGACATACAAGCAAAAACAAATGAAGGAGCTTGTATATGTTTATCATATATCATAATCAGATGATGTATTTTGAGCTGTCAACCTTTATGGCGTTATCAAATTTTTCAGACAATTCCATACGCATGTTCTGTCCCTCCGTCGATACCCTTCCGCACTCTTCCTGAGACAAAGATGCTAAAATGGTATAATAATTGAACAAAAATGAAAAGAACTCTTTTATACCACtttgattcaaagttcaaataCACTGAACATACCTTTAGCATTTTGTTTTGACGCTGAAATTCCCTACAAAGAGATTCTAGTCTTTCTTTGACTGCAATGGCTGCAAGGACCCAAATATAAATGACAAATGTTAAGTAGATGAATTCTATGAGCACAATGTGCACGCACCAGTTCATATGCAACAATCAAACTACACATAATTTTTAGCGACACTGGATTATCTATGCTAACTAAGAAGTTTCAATTAACATCTTAATACATGGACATACAGGGTCATCCATTCGACCAAAGAAACACACATGTTTTGTCGGCGAAGATATAAAGGAGAATCACAAAGGGGGGCATGCACTCATTAAATTCAACTGTACAACGATCACATATTCAAGTAATAAACTAACCTGCATCCCTTTCTGCAACCACTCTGTGGTATTGCTGGGCCAGTTCAAACAACTCTCTGTCCTTCTCGAGCTTGCTACGCTTCACGACCTTGCGTTTCGGCTCACCGCTCCCCTACAAAAGCAAGCAAATCAATCCCAGTTCACAAAGACAAATTCTTCTTGCAAACGCTTATATGATACTATGTGATAAACAATCTTGACCACCTTTTGAGCAGTTGGAGCGCCCACTTGCTCTGATGCGCAATTCTCGTTCAAGGATTCTTCACCTGTCAAAAGGAACAGCGAAACATGGTAAGGAAACACAGCCCCTAAGGTACATTTGGAGCTCAAACTCCACCGTGATGAAAATCTTAATTTTTCTATGTTTACACTGAACCGCTAGAGGAATGGCTGTCATTCTGAAATAGTAACTAGGATCAGGAAGCTCATGGTGAATGAAAAAATAAAATCGAGAAAGGACTACAGAGGATCACCTCTTGAAGCGCCGGCGGGTCCGTGCTCCCCTAGAGCGCGTTCCGGCTCCGCAGCAGCGGCCAGAGAAAGTGTGCCCAAGGCTTCAGCAGCGGCGGCCGAGGAGGCATCTTCGGCGGTGGACGCAGGAAGGGAGGGATCGCTTAGGGTTTCCTCACCGCCGGGGTTGGTGGCGGCGGGGATATCGGAGTCGAGCGCATCATCAGCGATGGGCGCGGAGGAGGGAGAAGCCGCGTCCGTGCCTGAGCTCTCGACGTCGGGGACGAAGCCATCGGGGAGGGAGTTAGCCTCCGGGAGGCGCGTCACCGGCGAGCCTTCCATTGCGCGTGTGCCACTGCGATGCTctcctttctctctttttttagggtTTATTATGGGGAGAAAATGGAGAAGTAAGTGCTGGGAATGGGAGTGCTGCGAGGTGGACGCCGGTGCCGCTGCCTCGCTGAGCAGAAGCTGCTCGCCACCGCCGCGTCCTCCTTTCCCCGAATTCTCTTGGTTCGGGAGGTTTTGGGGGGAGGAATGTCTGGGACTCTGGGGGTTGCAAGCAGCAAGCCTGATGCGTAACGCGAAGGTCCAGCTAGGGTCAGTCCATTGCACGCAAATGAATTCGTTAGAAATCTTCTCCTAGACTCCTACAATTCACCTCCCTCCATTTCAAACCAAAGCATATTTGTGACAAAACATTTCTTCAGCGAATTGAACTTTGaatagaccgaacaagattcaGAGTCATTAGCTAGTACTCCATTTATTTTTAAATATCTGATGCTACCCGTTAGCCTGTCCTAAACGTCACGTGAGACGGCGCTGCGTCGAGCCAGAGTTTTGCTGCGTCGAACCAGTAGTTGATAGTGTACGACGGAGGTATTTCCTCAAGAAAGGTGATCAAATAGAGCAGAGGTCTGAGTGTGAGAGTGTCTAACGTCTGTGAGGACTCGCTGCTTGCTCAGTTCAACAGATATACATGGAAAGATTCTACGTTTACATGTTCAACCACCGACTTGCTCAGCTGTAGCACGGCGCTCCTCCCGTGTCTGCAGAATTTGTGGAAGAGGAGCGGTAATTTTTACCATCTGCATAGCCGGCCATGGTAAGCGCAGAGTCAATACAAGGAGTGGAGCAGTAGTTACAATAATGCCAATTAAAAACATAAAAAAAACTACTTATAGTTTCTCTTTCTTAAAGCTAAGAAAATCATTACATTTATTGCTTCTTAATGGAATGAGAGTTCATTTTGCTGGTCTAAATTCTAGGGGTTCCTACCTTCTGTTAGATCTGCAGTAAGAGCAGTTTACAACAAGAGTAAATCTTACTTTTTGCCTCCCTCGAATACATAGAAGAGGAACCTTTTTTAGGGAGCTATTATTATCCAACAAGTCCAaaattcagtttttttttttcattgacCTCCTGTCATCACCTTTTTAGACCTTAGCATGACAGTGCTATATATTATCTTATGGACAAAAATAGTGCAGACTATAAGTTCATGTCCAATTCAACCCATGCATTTTATTTAGTGCCTCGGGAAGGCAGGTTGATAATACTTGCCCAAGATTAGATATAGGTTTAATCACCTTATTGGTTGTTGGGTGGCAAAGAACAAGCCAATGTGCATGTAGGTGATACCCGCAGTCCCCGGGAACAGGTTGCAAAGGTCTCTCATAACCTCTAATAAGAGCAAGAAAGGTCAGTTGAACTAAATACAAGAAGCATCCAAAGAGGTATCTCAATGGAAACGAGATGAAAGAATTACCCATCAGATGCAAAAGAACTATTTGTGCCAGTAGATTCTGGCTCAACAAATTTGGGGTGCCCACCAATACCATAGAGAGGATCATCTGTTGGTGCAAACAGAAAAATATACATGAGTTCAAATTACAGCTGTTAGAAATTTATGTTTGATTTGGATAGTAGGGCCGCCTACCATTACTTAAAAAAAAGACATGTACTGATAAATACAAAAGTATTTCATCCCTGGATGTGAAGATGAGTTTTGCCAAGTGCATTAATTAAATAAGTAACTCAAGAAATGAATTTTTAAGTAGAGTGAGCGAGGGACTTGCCTACAAGAGGGTGCCCAATGTATGCAAGGTGTATCCGTATTTGGTGAGGTCGTCCTGAATGAATTTCAacctacatcaatgaagaaaagGAAACATCAAAGATTAAAATACCCAAGGCAGCAAACGAAAACTTGCCAGCATACATACTCGCAATTAAAAGCACATGATGCTATGCACATTTGTGAACATGTAAGAGCAGGAGCTAAAACATTTATCTTGTTTACAGTCAAGAGTCAACACACCCTACCTGGACCAGTGTGTGATTTTGGTGTGCAAGTCTCTCAAGAATACATACTTTGCTCATTGCTGGCTTTCCTGAAAATCGATGGCACAAGATAACATAACAAACAAAGAGAACCAATGATCAAAATTTACCCGATAGGAATTATATCAACAGTACTGTGATTACCCGACCCCCAAGGACCTTCACCAATTCCAAGTTACAGTATTACAATTGCAATACCTGAGGAACATGCCGCATAAAGTCCCTCTGCAACTCCAGGATAATGAACTAACCCTATGGGTTGCATAACCACAACCTACATGTGTGATAAAAATAAATTACATGAGAGAGAGAGATCGTGCATACAATACAAGATTATAACTAGGTATGCAAGACTAACTGAGGGAAAACCAGGGGGTCATAACCTGAACAGCATATAAGAGATCAGATCAGCGTATCAAA harbors:
- the LOC136533158 gene encoding uncharacterized protein translates to MEGSPVTRLPEANSLPDGFVPDVESSGTDAASPSSAPIADDALDSDIPAATNPGGEETLSDPSLPASTAEDASSAAAAEALGTLSLAAAAEPERALGEHGPAGASRGEESLNENCASEQVGAPTAQKGSGEPKRKVVKRSKLEKDRELFELAQQYHRVVAERDAAIAVKERLESLCREFQRQNKMLKEECGRVSTEGQNMRMELSEKFDNAIKGVSAKLEEQRVLSIAQLEENNMLRSKLKDLADQYDITQQKYAHQLKEKTLELELADLRLQQHQEKAAQEHTQMQLYAEQVSQLMTTEKNLRLQLASDGERFQHFQDALSKSNEVFETYKQEMEKMISVIKNLKKENEFLKGKCENSDIALVKLIEERELTKKQMEKLKNQKEKLESLCRSLQAERKQGPSASIPDAPSSQEDVSATSQES